The Candidatus Limnocylindrales bacterium nucleotide sequence ACCGTTGGCCTGACTGCCGACAGCCGCGACTGGGGCCTCGGCATCAGCTTCGCATTCACGGGGCTCGGAGGCTGAGCCTCCAACGGTCGCTGACTCGCAGCAGCGAAGGAGCGGGGAGCGCGCGTGCGGTCCCCGCTCCACTTGTGCAAGCAGGTCGCAGCGAGTGGCTCCCTCGCATCGGCCATTCCACCAAAACCACCCAATGAACCAGAAGGAGGATTCTATGAAGAGGGGACTGCTTTCCATCACGATGGCCGGAGCGCTCTGCAGCGCTGCGTCCATCGCCTTCGCCGGCGCCTATGGCCCTGGCGACGAACCCGAGGAACGGCCGCTGCCGCCGCCGGCGCCGGCCGCACGCGAGGTCGTCGAAGAGGAAGAAGAGGTGCAGGTCGTGCGTCGCTGGGAAGGCTTCGCCACCGACGCCGAGACCTCGCGTGGCCTGTGGATCGAGGTCGGCACCCTGTACGGGCAGGAAGACGACATCGTCGGTTCCGGCGACGATGAGTTCTTCGACACCGAGCTTCGCATCGCCTACGGCCAGGAAATGTTCGAGGCGGGCGCGGAGATCAGCTACCAGTACTACCACTTCGACAATCTGCCCGGCGACAACGACGTCGACGACTTCAGTGACCTGGAGTTCTGGGCAAAGGTCATTCCGCTGCGCACCGACTTCATGTCGCTCGGCGGCGGCATCGCCGTCTCTGCTCCGATCGGCGGATCGCCGTTCGACGGGACGCATCGTCTGCCGGTCCATGGCTTCGGACAGTCGGACGACGAGTGGGGATTCGATCCGTTCGTCACCGCCGGCTTCGCCGCGGGACCGGTGCAGATCCGCACGTCGATCGGCTACATGATGTTCACGGACAACAACGACCTGGATGCCATCGACTACAACGCGGCCATCCTGGCGCCGATCGGCGAGATGATCGTCGTGCGCGCCGAGGTGCAGGGCTACCACCTGACCGACGACAATCACCCGAACAACCTCGACGATCCCGTCGCGGTCCTGCCCGGCGTCGATATCCGCGTGCCGCTTGGCGGCGGTGAGTTCCTCATCCGTCCGACCGGCCTGGTCGGCCTCGACAACGAGGCGTCGGACTGGGGCGTGGGCGTCAGCCTGGCCTTCACCGGCATCGGCGGCTGATCGCGATTCCGCACTGCCGGCCTGCGGCAGTGAAAAGCCTGGAGCGCCTCGCGGTGCTCCAGGCTTTCTTTTTTGCGGCGGCTGGGCGCCACCGCGCAGCCTCAGCTCTTCTTCTTGCGCGGCAGCGAGTGCTCCCAGTCCGCCAGCAGCGCCCGCGCCGCGGCGATGAACGCCAGAGGCTGATCCAGGATCAGGTGATGATGCGCCTGCGGGATCTCGATGATCGGCGCGTTGCGGTCGAGCAGCTCGTACATGTACTGGCCGGTCTCGGGCGGAACGAGGTTGCTGAGCTCGCCGCGCAGGATGGCGATGCGGCAGCGCGTGTCGGCGAGATAGTCGCTCATCGGCTTGAGCGAGACGCGCTCGAACACGACGGGATCGAATTTCCAGGTCCAGCCCGCCTCCACCTTCTTGAGCGAATTGCGGGCGACGTGCTCGACGATGTAGGCGTTGTCGCAGGGCTGCGCCGGGATGAGGTGAAAGTGCGTGACCGCCTCCTCCAGTGACGGATAGACCTTGGGATTGCGGAAGGCGCGGCCTTGCCGGCCCTCCTGGCTCTCCGGATCGGGCTTGGTCACCGGCGAATCGACGATCATCGCGCCGGCCATGCGGTCGCCGTACAGCGAGGCGGCCACCATCGTCACGAATCCGCCCAGGCTGTGCCCGATGATGATGGGCGGCCCGTGCCGGTCCAGGCCGGCGTGCTTGCACACCGCCATCGCCTCCACCGCCCATATTTCGCGCGGATAAAGCTCGCGGCGGCCGCTGTCGCCGTGGCCGCTGAGATCGAGCGCGACGACGTGGTAGTCGCGCGCGAGCAGCGGCGCCAGGAAGCTCCACCAGTGCGCGTGCGCGGCGCCGCCGTGGATGAGCAGCAGGCCCGGCTTCGCCTGGCCTCCCCACGACAAGTAGTGGATGCGGCAGCCCTCCACCTGCACGGTGCTTTCGGCAGGGGCGTCGGCCAGAGCCTCGGTAAACCATTGGGGCGCGATCGTCATCGGCTTCCTCGTGCAATCCGTGCCGGCTGCGGGTGGACGTTCCGGAAGCGCCCGGAGCGGATGCGCCGCTATTCGGGCAGGAAGTAGGCGTTCAGCACACGGATCATCGGCTCGACGTCGGCGGCGCCGGCCATCTCCCGGCACGAGTGCATCGAAAGCATGGGCGAGCCGACGTCGACGGTGCGGATGCCGATGCGCGCGGCGGTGATCGGACCGATGGTGGAGCCGCAGCCGAGATCGCTGCGCGCAACGAAGTGCTGGTACGGCACGTCGCAGCGGCGGCACAGCGACGCGAACAGTGCCGCCGTGTCGGCCTCGGTAGCGTACGACTGGCTCGCATTGATCTTGATGACCGGTCCGCCGCCGATCATCGGCCGGTGCCCGCTCTCGTGGCGGTCGGCGTAGTTGGGATGCACGGCGTGCGCCATGTCGGCCGAGATCATCCAGGACTTGGCCAGTGCGCGGCTTCGCGCTTCGGGGTCGCCCTCGCTCGTCAGAATGGTGATGCGATCGAGGACGTCGAGGAGAAAGGGGCCGGCGGCTCCGTGCGCGCTGCGGCTGCCTACTTCCTCGTGATCGTAGAGCACGAGCACGCGCGTGAACGGTGACTCGCCGCTCTCGGCTGCCGACAGAAGGGCGGAGAGGCCGGCGTGGCACGATTCGAGGTTGTCCAGCCGTGCGGAGTGGATGAAGTCGCCGCCGACGCCGGCAATCGCCGCCGGCTGGAGGTCGTAGAACATGAGATCGAAGCCGAGCACGTCCTCCGCATCGACCGCTTCCTCGCCCTGCGCCTCCAGCTCCTCCGCCAGCAGCGCTCCCAGCTCGGTGCAGGTCTCCAGGCCCAGCACCGGGGGAAGATGGGTCTGCGCATTGAGCTTGAGCCCGTCGCTGTGCAACTCGCGCGAAAGATGGATGGCAAGGCTCGGCACGCGCGCGATGGGCCGGCGCATGTCCACGAGCACCGAGCGCGGCTCGTCGCCCGCGGCCAGGCTTACGCGTCCGGCCAGGCCCAGATCGCGATCCAGCCACGTGTGCAGCAGCACCCCGCCATAGGGCTCCACGGCCAGCTGGCGGTAGCCGTGCGAGCGCACGTCCGGGCGCGGCTTCAGCCGCAGGTTGGGCGAGTCGGTGTGCGAGCCGATGATGCGAAAGCCCGCATCGCACAGCTCGGCATGGCCGATCTCGAAAGCGATGATGCTGCCGCCGCGCGTGACGTAGCAGCGATCGCCCGCTTCCACGTCCCAGGCGTCCTGCTCGCGTACGCGCCGGTACCCAGCGTTCTCGAGCCTGCGCAGCGTTTCGGCGACCGCGTGGTATGGCGTGGGCGAAGCGTCGAGGAAGGAGAGGAGGTCGCGGACGATCTCGGCCATCGCCGGAGCATAGCGGGGAGGCTGGCAGGTGGCGAGGGTCGCGCGGTCCCGCTATGCCTCGCAAGCGGCCGGCGCAAGGAAGGCGGCGCAATGGGTCGAGCCGGCATCAGGCCGTGGCGAAGGAAGCAAGGTGACGCGAGTCCACGTACGAGAGCTGCAGCCGCACGATCATCCTGCGGCTTCGACGGTCCTGGCTGCCGCGCATCGCCGCGCGCAGACCGGCGCGCCGGTGATGCTCGGCCCCACCTTCTGCGACGCTTCCTCGTGCCGTCCGTTCGTGGAAGCAGCCATGAGCTCGCACAGGGTCACCGGCGCGGTGGCCGAGATCGACGGCCGCGTCTGCGGCTTCCTCATCGGAGAGAAGCTGCTCTTCGCTCCCGAGGACTTTGCCGCCATCTACGCCGAGCCGCGCTCGATCTCAGTGCCGCTGCACTGCCACGGCGTCGCCGACGGCGTGGACCCCGCGCCCGTCTACGAAGCGCTATACGGATTCCTCGGGCAGCGCTGGATCGACGACGGCTTCTTCGTCCACAACGTCTCGATCAGCTGCATGGATCGCGGCGTCCTCGATTCATGGGTGCATCTCGGCTTCGGCCGGAAGTCGGTGTGCGCGGTGCGCCCGACGACGCCTCTGGAGCCGCGGCCCGCCCCGGTGCCCGGGCTGTTCATC carries:
- a CDS encoding alpha/beta hydrolase, translated to MTIAPQWFTEALADAPAESTVQVEGCRIHYLSWGGQAKPGLLLIHGGAAHAHWWSFLAPLLARDYHVVALDLSGHGDSGRRELYPREIWAVEAMAVCKHAGLDRHGPPIIIGHSLGGFVTMVAASLYGDRMAGAMIVDSPVTKPDPESQEGRQGRAFRNPKVYPSLEEAVTHFHLIPAQPCDNAYIVEHVARNSLKKVEAGWTWKFDPVVFERVSLKPMSDYLADTRCRIAILRGELSNLVPPETGQYMYELLDRNAPIIEIPQAHHHLILDQPLAFIAAARALLADWEHSLPRKKKS
- a CDS encoding GNAT family N-acetyltransferase encodes the protein MTRVHVRELQPHDHPAASTVLAAAHRRAQTGAPVMLGPTFCDASSCRPFVEAAMSSHRVTGAVAEIDGRVCGFLIGEKLLFAPEDFAAIYAEPRSISVPLHCHGVADGVDPAPVYEALYGFLGQRWIDDGFFVHNVSISCMDRGVLDSWVHLGFGRKSVCAVRPTTPLEPRPAPVPGLFIDEVRGHDEDVLETFHRRLMTFQTGAPMFWPYNGEPDAKVRAMRVDALTSGQGIAFIARRDGEPVGSMLFVPAVFLSPLLVCDRMVYLWEAFMDADARSGGVGSVLLDHALATLRSRGIEWCSLHFVSGNPRGGPFWQSRGFHPVEATMRRQVDERVAWAKGPH
- a CDS encoding M18 family aminopeptidase; this translates as MAEIVRDLLSFLDASPTPYHAVAETLRRLENAGYRRVREQDAWDVEAGDRCYVTRGGSIIAFEIGHAELCDAGFRIIGSHTDSPNLRLKPRPDVRSHGYRQLAVEPYGGVLLHTWLDRDLGLAGRVSLAAGDEPRSVLVDMRRPIARVPSLAIHLSRELHSDGLKLNAQTHLPPVLGLETCTELGALLAEELEAQGEEAVDAEDVLGFDLMFYDLQPAAIAGVGGDFIHSARLDNLESCHAGLSALLSAAESGESPFTRVLVLYDHEEVGSRSAHGAAGPFLLDVLDRITILTSEGDPEARSRALAKSWMISADMAHAVHPNYADRHESGHRPMIGGGPVIKINASQSYATEADTAALFASLCRRCDVPYQHFVARSDLGCGSTIGPITAARIGIRTVDVGSPMLSMHSCREMAGAADVEPMIRVLNAYFLPE